Sequence from the Nitrospiria bacterium genome:
AAATAAAGAAAAAAGATTTTTTCAATAACCACTTCCTATAACGCAGAATCTCCTTTCTCACCTGTTCTAATCCGGATCATTTCAGTTAGATCGGTTACAAAGATTTTGCCATCACCAATGGTTCCGGTTTTTGCTGAGCGAATAATGGTTTCCACTACCTGATCCAATTGATTGGAAGATACAACCACTTCAATTTTCACCTTTGGAAGGAAATCAACGGTATACTCAGCTCCCCGATATATTTCCTTATGTCCTTTTTGTCTTCCAAAACCTTTAACTTCGGTTACAGTCATCCCCTGAACCCCAATATCGGTCAGGGCTTCCTTGACCTCTTCCAATTTAAACGGTTTAATAATTGCTTCAATTTTTTTCATGTTAGAAATCCTCCTTGCCTCATCGCCTCTCTCGGCCAAACAGCCATTAGAGTATATAGCCTTTTTCTTGGTGTTGGGAAATATCCAGACCCTCAGTCTCTTCTTCTTCACTCACACGCAGCCCCATGATGACATCAACCACCTTCAAGATAATGAGGCTAACGATGCCGGTATATATAATGGTGGCCATTACCCCGGTAAATTGAACAACCACTTGACCACCAATTCCCGAAATACCGTCACCGAAACCGGCTCCACCCAAACTTTCTGCACAGAACACCCCCGTAAGGATTGCCCCAATAATACCCCCAATGGCGTGAACTCCAAATACATCCAAGGAGTCATCGTAACCCAATGCACGCTTTATCTTGGTAGCAGCGATGAAACACCCCACTCCGGCCACTGCCCCAATGATGAGGGCTCCCATGGGACCAACGGCCCCAGAAGCCGGTGTAATCGCAA
This genomic interval carries:
- a CDS encoding P-II family nitrogen regulator, whose translation is MKKIEAIIKPFKLEEVKEALTDIGVQGMTVTEVKGFGRQKGHKEIYRGAEYTVDFLPKVKIEVVVSSNQLDQVVETIIRSAKTGTIGDGKIFVTDLTEMIRIRTGEKGDSAL